From one Agrobacterium fabrum str. C58 genomic stretch:
- a CDS encoding LLM class flavin-dependent oxidoreductase has product MALTVALPDGLELRGPADFAESPLSRAARQPLMLGLFLNLQDINFSSLPTSNSWTFDYNAELVKRAEELGFEIAFSRTQWLPKGGYDGESSLDSFIALGAMAAVTKSILLISTIHVLYGPLHPLHLAKYGATLDHIAKGRWGINIVTGHRAIEHEMFGWQRIDHDKRYDMAGELFDVLHRLWGETENFSYEGKLNPWAINNGWITPKPAFGRPPLVTATGSPAGIDFAARHSDLVFVTSPGGAHIDSALETLPDHITTIKNRAKAYGRQVKTLINPIIVSRDTEKEAIAYADAIEAGKPQPGTRAFATNNYDSDAHAWRGRGDARHKQGRNLGGNIEIIGSPEQVVEQLVGLKKAGIDGVQLNFYDFREDLEYFAQRILPLMKEAGLRL; this is encoded by the coding sequence ATGGCGCTGACCGTTGCTTTGCCTGATGGGCTTGAGCTGAGAGGCCCCGCCGATTTCGCGGAAAGCCCGCTCAGCCGGGCAGCAAGACAGCCGCTGATGCTGGGCCTTTTCCTCAATCTGCAGGACATCAACTTCTCCAGCCTGCCGACCAGCAATAGCTGGACCTTCGACTACAATGCGGAACTGGTGAAGCGTGCGGAGGAGTTGGGTTTTGAAATCGCCTTCAGCCGCACGCAATGGCTGCCCAAGGGCGGGTATGACGGGGAATCCTCGCTCGACAGTTTCATCGCGCTGGGCGCCATGGCGGCGGTCACGAAGAGCATTCTGCTGATCTCCACCATCCATGTGCTCTACGGTCCCCTGCATCCGCTTCATCTCGCCAAATATGGTGCGACGCTGGATCATATCGCCAAAGGGCGTTGGGGCATCAACATTGTCACCGGCCACCGCGCCATCGAGCACGAAATGTTCGGCTGGCAGCGGATCGATCATGACAAGCGTTACGACATGGCGGGGGAATTGTTCGATGTGCTTCACCGCCTGTGGGGCGAGACCGAGAATTTTTCCTATGAGGGCAAGCTAAACCCGTGGGCGATCAACAATGGCTGGATCACGCCGAAGCCCGCCTTCGGCCGCCCGCCGCTGGTGACGGCGACCGGTTCACCCGCCGGTATCGATTTTGCCGCCCGCCATTCCGATCTGGTTTTCGTCACCTCGCCCGGCGGCGCGCATATCGACAGCGCGCTCGAAACGCTTCCCGATCATATCACCACCATCAAGAACCGCGCCAAGGCCTATGGCCGGCAGGTGAAGACGCTCATCAACCCGATCATCGTCAGCCGCGATACGGAGAAGGAAGCGATCGCTTATGCCGATGCCATCGAGGCCGGAAAGCCGCAGCCCGGCACGCGCGCTTTCGCCACCAATAATTACGACAGCGACGCCCATGCCTGGCGTGGCCGCGGTGATGCGCGCCACAAGCAGGGACGCAATCTCGGCGGCAATATCGAAATCATCGGCTCGCCGGAACAGGTGGTCGAGCAACTTGTCGGCCTGAAGAAGGCCGGAATCGATGGCGTGCAGCTGAATTTCTACGATTTC
- a CDS encoding ABC transporter substrate-binding protein, which yields MKHFLATAALGALLIGAMPLSSFAETPKDQLIVATTMSNILTLDPAAITGRETVQVLNNVYDTLVVLSPEDRSVQPRLAERWEIAEDRKSIRFYLRADARFASGNVVTAKDVAWSLKRLLARNLAQSSFLKTRGFKLEEADKLFVAENDQTFVLNIPKPDDPNLLLMILAQNGPGSIIDSKTALENEKDGDLGGAWLTLNSAGSGPFKLTQWKSNEYIILTRNDDYWGEKAKMKRILMRHLPESQSQRLMLEKGDIDVAYSLQAPDLKSLEADKAVTIESTPGSGFYYLSVSMKNEKFANKKVREALRYLIDYDGLDKAVMPYYGKLHQRSLSTGVMGALPDQGYKLDIEKAKALLTEAGYPNGFKTTLRVLSEDPFMKAATAIQNTLAQAGIQAELISGSGDQIYGAMRERNFELLLGRGGGGQQPHPDNNLRSIAYNPNNADDAKLTNYQSWRTSFFDEKLNKMIEEALVERDVAKQTKLYEDLQGYMDEIVMSIQPFSEVVDTAAFRSDVKGMIVSPWLSRFEEVSKER from the coding sequence ATGAAACATTTTCTTGCAACCGCAGCGCTTGGCGCCCTGCTGATCGGCGCCATGCCGCTCAGCAGCTTTGCCGAAACGCCGAAGGACCAGCTCATCGTCGCCACGACCATGAGCAACATCCTGACCCTCGACCCCGCCGCCATCACCGGCCGCGAGACCGTGCAGGTTCTGAACAACGTCTATGACACGCTGGTCGTGCTTTCCCCTGAAGATCGCAGCGTTCAGCCACGCCTTGCCGAACGCTGGGAAATTGCCGAAGACCGGAAATCGATCCGTTTCTATCTGCGCGCCGATGCAAGATTCGCCTCCGGCAATGTGGTGACGGCAAAGGACGTGGCCTGGAGCCTGAAGCGGCTGCTCGCCCGCAACCTCGCGCAGTCGTCCTTCCTGAAAACCCGTGGTTTCAAGCTGGAAGAGGCCGACAAGCTGTTCGTTGCCGAAAACGACCAGACCTTCGTGCTGAATATCCCCAAACCAGATGACCCGAACCTGCTGCTGATGATCCTCGCGCAGAACGGTCCCGGCTCCATAATCGACAGCAAGACCGCGCTTGAGAACGAGAAGGACGGCGATCTGGGCGGCGCATGGCTGACGCTGAATTCCGCTGGCTCCGGCCCCTTCAAGCTGACGCAGTGGAAGTCCAACGAATATATCATCCTTACCCGCAACGATGATTATTGGGGCGAAAAGGCCAAGATGAAACGCATCCTGATGCGCCATCTGCCGGAATCGCAATCGCAGCGTCTGATGCTGGAAAAGGGCGATATCGACGTTGCCTATTCCCTGCAGGCCCCGGACCTGAAATCGCTTGAGGCCGACAAGGCCGTGACCATCGAATCTACACCCGGTTCCGGATTTTATTACCTCAGCGTTTCGATGAAGAATGAGAAATTCGCCAACAAGAAGGTGCGCGAGGCGCTGCGTTACCTGATCGATTATGACGGTCTCGACAAGGCGGTCATGCCCTATTACGGCAAGCTGCATCAGCGCTCCCTCAGCACCGGGGTCATGGGCGCGCTGCCGGATCAGGGCTACAAGCTCGACATCGAAAAAGCCAAGGCGCTTCTGACGGAGGCGGGTTATCCGAACGGCTTCAAGACGACGCTGCGTGTGCTTTCTGAAGACCCGTTCATGAAGGCGGCAACGGCGATCCAGAATACGCTCGCCCAGGCTGGCATTCAGGCCGAACTGATCAGCGGTTCCGGCGACCAGATTTACGGCGCGATGCGCGAGCGCAACTTCGAACTGTTGCTCGGCCGCGGCGGCGGCGGCCAGCAGCCGCATCCCGACAACAACCTGCGCTCTATAGCCTATAATCCCAACAATGCCGACGACGCCAAGCTCACCAATTACCAGAGCTGGCGCACCAGCTTCTTCGATGAAAAGCTGAACAAGATGATCGAGGAAGCCCTTGTCGAGCGTGACGTTGCCAAACAGACGAAGCTCTATGAGGACCTGCAGGGCTATATGGACGAGATCGTCATGTCCATTCAGCCCTTCTCCGAAGTTGTCGACACCGCCGCCTTCCGCAGCGACGTCAAGGGCATGATCGTCAGCCCCTGGCTGTCGCGGTTCGAAGAAGTGAGCAAGGAGCGGTAA
- a CDS encoding ABC transporter ATP-binding protein has product MEKPILDVENLRIRYGGSATEAVRGISFTLGRERLGIVGESGSGKSTVGRALLRLLPSATITADRLDFEGIDLLALSEKEMLKVRGRRMSMILQDPKFSLNPIRRVGDQVTETYLRHFKASKSQAREKALAMLDAVKIRDAERVYEQYPHEISGGMGQRVMIAMMLLADPDLVIADEPTSALDVTVRLQVLNILDGLVRDRGIGLIMISHDLNLVRNFCDRVLIMYAGRVVETLAARDLDQAQHPYTRGLLAAQPRIGGSRSPLAVLDRRPEWLEEKV; this is encoded by the coding sequence ATGGAAAAACCAATCCTTGACGTCGAAAATCTCCGCATCCGTTACGGCGGCTCGGCCACCGAGGCGGTGCGCGGTATCTCCTTCACGCTCGGCCGGGAACGTCTCGGCATCGTTGGTGAAAGCGGCTCTGGCAAATCCACCGTGGGCCGCGCTCTGCTGCGGCTACTGCCATCGGCGACGATCACCGCCGACAGGCTTGATTTCGAAGGGATTGATCTTCTCGCCCTCAGCGAAAAAGAGATGCTGAAGGTGCGTGGCCGGCGCATGTCGATGATCCTTCAGGATCCGAAATTCTCCCTTAACCCCATTCGCCGGGTCGGTGATCAGGTGACCGAGACCTATCTGCGCCACTTCAAGGCGTCGAAATCGCAAGCTCGTGAAAAGGCGTTGGCTATGCTCGATGCGGTGAAAATCCGCGATGCGGAGCGCGTCTACGAGCAATATCCGCATGAAATTTCCGGCGGCATGGGCCAACGCGTCATGATCGCCATGATGCTGCTTGCCGATCCCGATCTCGTCATTGCCGACGAGCCGACCTCGGCGCTTGACGTGACGGTACGGCTGCAGGTGCTGAATATTCTCGATGGCCTGGTGCGCGATCGCGGCATCGGCCTCATCATGATCAGCCACGACCTCAATCTCGTGCGCAATTTCTGTGACCGGGTTCTCATCATGTATGCCGGCCGCGTGGTGGAAACGCTTGCCGCCCGCGATCTCGATCAGGCGCAACATCCCTATACGCGCGGCCTGCTCGCGGCGCAGCCGCGCATTGGAGGCTCGCGCTCACCGCTTGCGGTGCTGGATCGCCGTCCCGAATGGCTGGAGGAGAAAGTATAA
- a CDS encoding ABC transporter substrate-binding protein, with protein MADAALRQVTQPVTLWYTRCPAPTPLSIAVQLGWIEERFAGHGISVSSIRDSADPAVRQSHFDHRLDWSFRQGGNIPPIWAKSGGRQTRLVGLTRTDEFQAVIALPASGISKGRDLKGRRIGLPKRPNETIDFQRATSLKGIVSALTVSDLSVADVELVDLTAREPVLLGPDDERFHGLRRRLPYGEEIAALHRGQIDAFFVKGAEGVTVANLIGAQVVVSTGFHPDPKIRINNGTPRPLTVDATFADERPDLVAELVATVQRVAQWAEDNPAEAVRFIAREIGVSEEAVLAANGADVHRNLRLDLDADELEALSHFKDFLLQWKFIPDDFDVRDWADPRAIAAQNNTEK; from the coding sequence ATGGCCGATGCCGCCCTTCGCCAGGTAACCCAACCCGTAACCCTGTGGTACACACGTTGCCCGGCGCCCACGCCGCTTTCCATCGCGGTGCAACTTGGCTGGATAGAGGAGCGTTTCGCCGGCCATGGTATTTCCGTTTCCTCCATTCGGGATTCCGCCGATCCGGCCGTCAGGCAAAGCCATTTCGATCACCGGCTGGACTGGTCTTTCCGCCAGGGCGGCAATATTCCCCCCATCTGGGCGAAATCCGGTGGCCGGCAGACGCGGCTGGTGGGGCTGACGAGGACAGATGAGTTTCAGGCGGTCATCGCGCTGCCCGCAAGTGGCATAAGCAAGGGCCGCGATCTCAAGGGGCGGCGCATCGGCCTGCCGAAGCGGCCGAATGAAACCATCGACTTCCAGCGCGCCACATCACTCAAGGGCATCGTGTCGGCGCTCACCGTCTCGGACCTCTCCGTTGCGGATGTCGAGCTTGTCGATCTGACCGCAAGAGAGCCGGTGCTGCTTGGCCCGGACGATGAGCGGTTCCACGGTCTGCGCCGGCGGCTTCCCTATGGCGAGGAAATTGCAGCATTGCACCGGGGCCAGATCGATGCGTTTTTCGTCAAGGGTGCGGAAGGCGTGACCGTCGCCAATCTTATCGGTGCGCAGGTCGTCGTGTCGACGGGGTTTCATCCCGATCCGAAAATCCGCATTAATAATGGCACGCCGCGTCCCTTGACGGTGGACGCCACCTTTGCCGATGAACGGCCCGATCTGGTGGCGGAACTCGTGGCGACGGTCCAGCGGGTTGCCCAATGGGCTGAGGATAATCCGGCGGAAGCGGTGCGTTTCATCGCGCGTGAAATCGGCGTCAGCGAGGAGGCGGTTCTGGCCGCCAATGGCGCGGATGTGCATCGCAATCTGCGGCTCGACCTCGATGCGGACGAGCTGGAGGCGCTCAGCCATTTCAAGGATTTCCTGCTGCAATGGAAATTCATCCCCGACGATTTCGACGTGCGGGACTGGGCCGACCCTCGCGCTATTGCTGCACAAAACAACACCGAAAAGTGA
- a CDS encoding NmrA family NAD(P)-binding protein — translation MTAAILVTGATGKLGQRVVNRLLQKQAKVRVLTRRREDALKLWGDSVDIAEGNFSDPASLKGASRDVDRVFLLSPIGKTLAADQNAVVDAALSAGVSQIVKLSGSDWTLKNAARSISGTAHAAVEKHLAETGIAHTVLRPNAWMQVALEPVVAALRNGEDVPARFGNAAVSFIDADDIADVAVEALSASAPPAGTLVLTGHEALAALGIARIAARILHRPVGVSHQSASTFPAHIGGFEQKAIAEFGQLIGEGLAASTTDIVEQIIGHPPRSVENYLRARLAVAQQGDHSEGEKTWR, via the coding sequence ATGACAGCCGCTATTCTCGTAACGGGCGCAACCGGCAAGCTCGGCCAGCGTGTCGTCAATCGTCTTTTGCAGAAACAGGCAAAGGTTCGGGTACTGACCCGCAGGCGCGAGGATGCGCTGAAACTCTGGGGCGACAGCGTCGATATTGCTGAGGGAAATTTCTCCGACCCGGCGAGCCTGAAAGGGGCCTCACGCGATGTAGACAGGGTCTTCCTGCTTTCCCCCATCGGCAAAACGCTGGCAGCGGATCAGAATGCGGTGGTTGACGCGGCTCTCTCCGCCGGCGTGTCGCAGATCGTGAAACTATCCGGCTCCGACTGGACCCTTAAAAATGCGGCACGCTCGATCTCGGGTACCGCCCATGCGGCGGTCGAAAAGCATCTGGCGGAAACCGGCATAGCCCATACGGTGCTGCGGCCGAATGCCTGGATGCAGGTGGCGCTGGAACCCGTTGTCGCCGCTTTGCGCAACGGCGAGGATGTGCCTGCCCGTTTCGGGAATGCGGCCGTCTCTTTCATCGATGCCGATGATATCGCCGATGTCGCGGTAGAGGCGCTGTCTGCCAGCGCGCCGCCTGCCGGCACTCTGGTGCTGACCGGCCACGAAGCCCTGGCGGCTCTGGGAATCGCCCGCATCGCGGCCCGCATCCTGCATCGGCCGGTCGGAGTTTCGCATCAGTCTGCCTCGACCTTTCCGGCGCATATCGGTGGGTTCGAACAGAAGGCCATCGCCGAATTCGGGCAGCTGATTGGCGAAGGTCTCGCGGCATCCACCACAGATATTGTCGAACAGATTATCGGCCACCCACCCCGCAGCGTGGAGAATTATCTGCGTGCCCGGCTCGCCGTCGCCCAGCAGGGCGATCATTCCGAAGGAGAAAAGACATGGCGCTGA
- a CDS encoding LLM class flavin-dependent oxidoreductase has product MPLSHISHFAFLVPGNYHDDDPERGLEETLQLFEAGEGLGYHSAWVRQRHLERGVSSAATFLAAASQRTKRIGLGTAVIQLGYENPFRLAEDLATVDVLSHGRLNVGVSVGAPPFAHLISDYVDTASDADYSHARAEKLARALRSEPLSGDTEAGNAAGAQVPRLRPFARGLTDRLWYGGGSQNSARWAGKAGFNLLTGNIVSGENTDDFLTAQAALVARFRQEWAHERQPRIALGRVILPTDSASPATRRRYAEFVAERDKRTHAPHGARRTLFLPDIVGTTDEILETLWRDPVLPHVSEFRLELPYEFQPDDYRQIVTDFASVLPELSGGRPVLKVATGQ; this is encoded by the coding sequence ATGCCCCTTTCCCATATTTCCCATTTCGCCTTTCTGGTTCCCGGCAATTATCACGATGATGACCCGGAACGGGGACTGGAGGAGACCCTGCAGCTTTTCGAAGCCGGGGAGGGGCTGGGTTATCACAGCGCCTGGGTTCGCCAGCGCCATCTGGAACGCGGCGTTTCCTCGGCTGCCACTTTTCTTGCCGCAGCGTCGCAACGCACTAAGCGGATCGGCCTTGGCACTGCCGTCATTCAGCTGGGTTATGAAAATCCATTCAGGCTGGCCGAGGACCTCGCCACGGTTGATGTCCTGTCACACGGGCGGTTGAATGTCGGCGTTTCGGTGGGTGCGCCGCCCTTCGCTCACCTGATCTCTGACTATGTCGATACTGCTTCCGATGCGGATTACAGCCACGCCCGTGCCGAAAAGCTGGCAAGGGCCTTGAGATCGGAACCATTGTCTGGCGATACGGAGGCGGGCAATGCGGCAGGCGCGCAGGTGCCACGCCTTCGGCCCTTTGCCAGGGGTTTGACCGACAGGCTGTGGTATGGCGGCGGATCGCAGAATTCCGCCCGCTGGGCGGGTAAGGCAGGGTTCAATCTTCTGACCGGCAATATCGTCAGTGGTGAAAATACCGATGATTTTCTGACGGCGCAGGCGGCTCTTGTTGCGCGCTTCCGGCAGGAATGGGCGCATGAGCGCCAGCCGCGTATTGCGCTTGGCCGCGTGATCCTTCCGACCGATAGCGCAAGCCCCGCAACACGCCGCCGTTATGCGGAATTCGTTGCTGAGCGCGACAAGCGCACGCATGCGCCACATGGCGCGCGCCGCACGCTTTTCCTGCCTGACATCGTCGGTACGACGGATGAAATTCTGGAGACGCTGTGGCGTGATCCCGTGCTGCCGCATGTCTCGGAATTCCGTCTGGAATTGCCCTATGAGTTCCAGCCGGATGATTATCGTCAGATCGTGACGGATTTCGCTTCCGTTTTACCGGAGCTTTCGGGTGGAAGGCCGGTTTTGAAAGTGGCGACGGGTCAATAA
- a CDS encoding mandelate racemase family protein: MIITDVEVRVFRTTTRRHSDSAGHAHPGPAHQVEQAMLTVRTEDGQEGHSFTAPEIVRPHVIEKFVKKVLIGEDHRDRERLWQDLAHWQRGSAAQLTDRTLAVVDCALWDLAGRSLGQPVYKLIGGYRDKVLAYGSIMCGDELEGGLATPEDYGRFAETLVKRGYKGIKLHTWMPPVSWAPDVKMDLKACAAVREAVGPDIRLMIDAFHWYSRTDALALGRGLEKLGFDWIEEPMDEQSLSSYKWLSDNLDIPVVGPESAAGKHWHRAEWIKAGACDILRTGVNDVGGITPALKTMHLAEAFGMECEVHGNTAMNLHVVAATKNCRWYERGLLHPFLEYDDGHDYLKSLSDPMDRDGFVHVPDRPGLGEDIDFTFIDNNRVR, translated from the coding sequence ATGATCATTACCGACGTCGAGGTCCGTGTTTTCCGCACGACGACCCGTCGGCACTCGGACAGCGCAGGTCATGCACATCCGGGGCCGGCGCATCAGGTGGAACAGGCCATGCTGACCGTCCGGACGGAAGATGGGCAGGAAGGTCACTCCTTCACCGCGCCGGAGATCGTTCGCCCGCATGTCATCGAAAAATTCGTCAAGAAGGTTCTGATCGGCGAGGACCACCGTGACCGCGAACGCCTGTGGCAGGATCTTGCCCACTGGCAGCGCGGTTCGGCCGCACAGCTGACGGACCGCACATTGGCGGTGGTGGATTGCGCGCTGTGGGATCTTGCCGGCCGTTCGCTCGGACAACCTGTATACAAGTTGATCGGCGGTTACCGCGACAAGGTGCTAGCCTATGGCTCCATCATGTGTGGTGACGAGCTGGAAGGTGGGCTTGCGACACCTGAAGACTACGGCCGCTTTGCCGAAACGCTGGTAAAGCGTGGTTACAAGGGCATCAAGCTGCACACCTGGATGCCGCCCGTCAGCTGGGCGCCGGATGTGAAGATGGACCTCAAGGCCTGCGCGGCTGTGCGCGAAGCAGTTGGTCCCGATATTCGTCTGATGATCGACGCCTTCCACTGGTATTCCCGCACCGATGCCCTGGCGCTGGGCCGTGGCCTTGAAAAGCTCGGCTTCGACTGGATCGAGGAGCCGATGGATGAACAGTCGCTCTCCTCCTACAAATGGCTCTCCGACAATCTGGATATCCCCGTCGTCGGCCCGGAAAGTGCAGCCGGCAAACATTGGCACCGCGCCGAATGGATCAAGGCCGGCGCCTGCGATATTCTGCGCACCGGCGTTAATGATGTCGGCGGCATCACGCCGGCGCTGAAGACCATGCATCTGGCCGAAGCCTTCGGCATGGAATGCGAGGTGCACGGCAATACGGCGATGAACCTGCATGTCGTCGCCGCGACAAAGAATTGCCGCTGGTATGAGCGCGGCCTCTTACATCCGTTCCTCGAATATGATGACGGCCACGACTATCTGAAGTCGCTGTCGGACCCGATGGATCGCGACGGCTTCGTGCATGTCCCTGATCGGCCGGGCCTTGGCGAGGACATCGATTTTACCTTCATCGACAACAACCGGGTGAGATAA
- a CDS encoding NtaA/DmoA family FMN-dependent monooxygenase (This protein belongs to a clade of FMN-dependent monooxygenases, within a broader family of flavin-dependent oxidoreductases, the luciferase-like monooxygenase (LMM) family, some of whose members use coenzyme F420 rather than FMN.) has protein sequence MSKTKRRLNLNVGINTTGYLPNAWKYRSGDRHDINDIGYYRRLTELAHKGRFDAVFLSDHPALLTDPASRPFHTIDPLILSTSLAAQVPDIGFVATVSSTYNSPYNFARRTQSIDVVTGGRLIVNIVSSFNPNVAANFGNDPLPPRNERYAKATEFLDVAKKLWSSWDPRREGDVPEDRFWDAATAETIDHEGQYFQVKGPLNVPRGPQGHPVIAQAGASEGGIDLAARHGEIIYCNILSRPAGQAFGKKVRDRAVSFGRDPSGIRIVPGLVVILGETREEALRKHELYSGTGSEDGLLARFAKENGIDPRDFDPDAKLEGKRFVPDQNRQWAVGMGLGLSELLTHEKLTAREAVRRSEGHHRLLLGTPEEVADGIIDLWQDGTVDGYTLQPPRAPDDIEEFVEKVVPVLQDRGVYPRQYEGATVRDRYGLPYPD, from the coding sequence ATGAGCAAGACCAAACGCCGGCTCAATCTGAATGTCGGCATCAACACGACGGGATATCTTCCCAATGCCTGGAAATACAGGAGCGGAGACCGGCACGATATCAATGATATCGGCTATTACCGGCGGCTGACGGAACTGGCCCACAAGGGCCGGTTCGACGCTGTTTTCCTGTCCGATCACCCGGCACTGCTCACCGATCCGGCCAGCCGCCCGTTTCACACCATCGATCCACTGATCCTCTCGACATCGCTTGCAGCACAGGTGCCGGATATCGGCTTTGTTGCGACGGTGTCCTCCACCTATAATTCGCCCTATAATTTTGCGCGACGGACGCAGTCCATTGATGTCGTCACCGGCGGCCGGCTGATCGTCAACATCGTCTCCTCCTTCAACCCCAATGTGGCGGCCAATTTTGGCAACGACCCGCTGCCGCCGCGCAACGAACGTTACGCCAAGGCCACCGAATTTCTCGATGTGGCGAAAAAGCTCTGGTCGAGCTGGGATCCGCGCCGGGAAGGCGATGTGCCGGAAGACCGCTTCTGGGATGCGGCGACGGCCGAGACAATCGATCACGAAGGGCAATATTTCCAGGTGAAAGGCCCGCTCAACGTTCCGCGCGGGCCGCAGGGACATCCCGTCATTGCGCAGGCCGGCGCGTCCGAAGGCGGCATTGATCTGGCCGCACGCCATGGCGAGATCATCTATTGCAACATTCTCTCCCGTCCCGCCGGCCAGGCCTTCGGCAAAAAAGTGCGTGACCGCGCCGTCTCTTTCGGCCGCGATCCCTCCGGCATCCGCATTGTTCCCGGCCTCGTCGTCATTCTCGGCGAGACCCGCGAAGAAGCGCTGCGCAAGCATGAACTCTACAGTGGAACCGGTTCGGAAGACGGCCTCTTGGCGCGTTTCGCCAAAGAGAACGGCATCGATCCGCGCGATTTTGACCCCGACGCGAAACTCGAAGGCAAGCGCTTCGTCCCCGACCAGAACCGGCAATGGGCTGTTGGCATGGGGCTCGGCCTTTCCGAGCTGCTGACCCATGAAAAGCTCACCGCCCGCGAGGCCGTGCGCCGTTCGGAGGGGCACCACCGGCTGCTGCTTGGCACGCCGGAAGAGGTGGCTGATGGTATCATCGATCTCTGGCAGGATGGCACGGTGGATGGCTACACCCTGCAGCCACCGCGAGCGCCCGACGATATCGAGGAATTTGTCGAGAAGGTCGTGCCGGTGCTGCAGGATCGCGGCGTTTACCCGCGTCAATATGAAGGCGCAACGGTCCGCGATCGTTATGGTCTGCCTTATCCCGATTGA
- a CDS encoding ABC transporter ATP-binding protein — protein MAVSVETRDLSITFGSGHTALKVLPSVSFRVEPGECFGLVGESGSGKSTVLRCVSMLNDFWTGDILIDGRSVRDIPLIERCRMLQMVFQDPYGSLHPRQSVRTVLSESLAIHKLGDREERMRKVITDVGLPVSFLDRFPHQLSGGQRQRVAIARALILEPSLLLLDEPTSALDVSVQAEILNLLQRLREERGFTYIMVTHDLAVVDHMCDRFAVMLRGEITEILPREAIAGNGATHPYARELIGASLEYEGA, from the coding sequence ATGGCCGTTTCCGTTGAAACCCGCGATCTCTCCATCACCTTCGGCAGCGGCCATACGGCACTAAAAGTGCTTCCTTCGGTATCCTTCCGCGTCGAACCGGGCGAATGTTTCGGGCTGGTCGGTGAAAGCGGATCGGGCAAATCCACCGTGCTTCGTTGCGTCTCCATGCTCAACGATTTCTGGACGGGCGACATCCTCATCGACGGCAGGTCGGTGCGCGACATACCGCTGATCGAGCGGTGCCGCATGCTGCAGATGGTGTTTCAGGATCCCTATGGTTCGCTGCATCCCCGCCAGTCGGTGCGCACCGTGCTTTCGGAATCGCTTGCGATCCATAAGCTCGGTGACCGCGAAGAGCGTATGCGCAAGGTCATCACGGATGTCGGCCTGCCGGTCTCCTTCCTGGACCGCTTCCCGCATCAGCTTTCCGGTGGCCAGCGGCAGCGCGTGGCGATTGCGCGCGCACTGATACTCGAACCCTCGCTGCTCCTGCTTGATGAGCCGACCTCCGCGCTCGATGTCTCGGTGCAGGCGGAAATCCTCAACCTGTTGCAGCGCCTGCGTGAAGAGCGCGGCTTCACCTATATCATGGTGACCCATGATCTCGCCGTGGTCGACCACATGTGCGACCGGTTCGCGGTGATGCTGCGTGGCGAAATCACCGAAATCCTGCCGCGCGAGGCCATCGCCGGCAATGGTGCGACGCATCCCTATGCGCGCGAATTGATCGGCGCTTCGCTGGAATATGAAGGCGCATGA
- a CDS encoding SGNH/GDSL hydrolase family protein, whose amino-acid sequence MKTVLAFGDSLTWGADPATGLRHPVEHRWPDVLEAELAGKAKVHPEGLGGRTTCYDDHAGPACRNGARALEVALSCHMPLDLVIIMLGTNDIKPVHGGRAEAAVSGMRRLAQIVETFIYKPREAVPKLLIVAPPPCVAGPGGEPAGGRDIEQSMRLAPLYRKLAAELGHHFFDAGSVASASPVDGVHLDASATAAIGRALAAPVRDILG is encoded by the coding sequence ATGAAAACGGTGCTCGCCTTTGGAGACAGCCTCACCTGGGGAGCCGACCCGGCCACGGGTCTGAGGCACCCTGTCGAGCACCGCTGGCCGGATGTGCTCGAGGCTGAGCTTGCCGGAAAGGCGAAGGTTCACCCCGAAGGTCTCGGCGGGCGCACCACCTGTTACGACGACCATGCCGGCCCCGCCTGCCGCAACGGCGCGCGGGCGCTCGAAGTCGCGCTCTCCTGCCATATGCCGCTCGATCTCGTCATCATCATGCTCGGCACCAACGATATCAAGCCGGTGCATGGCGGGCGCGCCGAAGCCGCCGTCTCCGGCATGCGCAGGCTGGCGCAGATTGTCGAGACCTTCATCTACAAACCGCGCGAGGCCGTGCCGAAACTGCTGATCGTCGCGCCGCCGCCCTGCGTCGCCGGCCCCGGCGGCGAACCGGCGGGCGGCCGCGATATCGAACAGTCCATGCGGCTTGCGCCGCTTTACCGCAAACTCGCTGCCGAACTGGGGCATCACTTCTTCGATGCCGGATCGGTCGCCAGTGCCTCGCCGGTGGATGGCGTGCATCTGGATGCGTCGGCAACGGCGGCGATCGGCCGGGCGCTTGCCGCGCCGGTCAGAGACATTCTTGGCTGA